From Sulfurirhabdus autotrophica:
CTCCAGATCCTCTTCGTTTGTTTCAAAAATACAATTCAGACCCACGTGCTTGATATATTCATCAATGAGCCATTCCAAAGCAGGTACGACACCCAAATCCAGCACTGCAGGCCGCAAATTGGTTGCTATATTCCGGACAGACTCCACTGTTCTGTTGATTAAATTCATCATAGAAGACGTTTTACGCAGTAACAAGGGAGAAACATCATTTAAACTTTCACTCAACATTGCCACATCCATCTTTAGTGCCAGCAAAGCTTGCCCCAATTCATCATGAATTTCGCGCGCCACTTTTCGTCTTTCTTCCTCACGCACCGTTTCATGATGAGTACAAAGATCACGCAACACCTCCTTGGAAAGCCTCAACCTCTCCTCGATAAGCATGCGTTCAGTCAAATCAACCAATATTGAACGGCACACTTCACCATTTTTAACTGATGTATTTGCCAGACTGGTGATATTTACGGTTCGTATCTGCCCTTGCCTGCTCTTGACTTTAATTTCATCGGTTACTTCAACTGGCAAACTGTGGACATTCTTTAAATGCCTGGCAAACACGGGCACGCTTTCAGTATCCAGCCAATGATGAAATGATTCCCCTAACAACAAAGCTCTCTCCCGACCAAGCAAAGTCGCACCTGTCAGGTTAATATCCTTGATGATGCCATGCTGGTCCAGCGTGACATAACCAACCGGTGCAAAGTCATAGAGATCAGCATACCGGTCACGTGCAAGTTCTAAAACATTCTGCATTTCCCGCAATTCCTGATTTTGCGCTTCCAGTTCGGTTTGATGTACCCGAAGCTCATGCGCCATCATGCAATATTCATTGGAGCTTTTAATCTCATTCAACTCAGTTGTAAGCAAATGAATCTGTTCAATCAACTGAGCCTTGCTGAATTTGCTGTAAGCATCCATCCACACCTCTTAATCTAAATTAAGGTACACAAAAATGTATTGAATAGCGCCGGGTATACTCCACAACTTGCATTACTGCGCGACTATTGCGCAACCTCAATCTGCATCAGCACCAGTGGCGGTCGTTTATCTCCCGTTGCAATCAAACGACCGCTGATACTGACCTTCTGAACACCAACGTGTTCAAATTTGTGTTCAAGCGTAAAATTGTCGAAGAAAGCATTTTTTTCCACCACGTTTTCCAACGCAGTGCGTAATTTTGGAACGCCCCACTGGCCATTACCCAAGTGATAAAGCAAATTTCCTACAGTGTCTTTGGGTAGGACTTTAAACGTCTCATAATAGGCAGTGCTGGCAGAAACAACACGCATATCCTTATCCAGTACCAATAAGGGATGACGCATGGCAGAAACCACCGCTTCAGAAAAATCCCGTGCTTCAGTGGCCAGTTCATAGCCACGCTTCATTTCATCAACATCAATAAAGGTAATGATTGCCCCATCTATCTTGTTATCCATTGTTTTGTAGGGACGAATACGAACCGCAAACCAATGCCCATCAACATCCTGAAGCGTTATTTCCCTGGGGCTCACACTATCAATCACGTCTGCAACAACTTGTTCAAGATTCAACCCGGCAAAATTCGGCTTGATATTGCCAATTGGCCTGCCGATATCACTGGCAATCAGATTCAGTACTTTTTCTGCAAAGGGTGAGAATCGCCGAATACGAAAATCACGCCCAACTATCACGATAGGAATATTAATGCTGGTAATCAGATTATTCAGATCATCATTCACCAGACCGAGTTCAAGGTTCCGGCTTTCCAGTTCTTCGTTTACTGTAGCCAATTCTTCGTTTACCGATTGCAGTTCTTCCTTTGCTGTTTCCAGCTCTTCGTTAATACTCTGCAATTCTTCATTACTGGACTGAATTTCCTCATTGGCAGACCGCAATTCCTCATTGGTACTTTCCTGCTGCTCGATGACTGATTGCAAGTAGGCTTTCGTCGCTGTCAGTTCCCGTTCCATTTCATCTTTTTGCTGATCCGCTACGGCACTGGATTTTGTCGATTTAGCTTTCGAAACAGTCTTATCGATTTTTTCTTCGGGAACTTCCTGGAACACCACTAAATAGTATCGCCCATTACTCGCAGTGGCTTTGAACGGGAACACTTCTATATTTACCTTGCATTCGACAGGGCCTCTCTTGATGCGTACACCTTCCTTACGCACCTGAGCATTCTCCTTAATCGCTTGGGTTAAAGCACTATGCAGATCAGGCAAAAGCCCTTCACGAGCCATTTTCAGCAAACTCAGGCTAGCCTGGCCAGGTGCTGGCTCCAGATAATTTCCGGTATGCCCCCGAAATTGCAAAATTTCCATATCATCATTCACAATCACGCCCGTAGGGCCATACCGTTCCATGATCATGCGATCAACAGACATTTGAATTTCATTAGCCGCCCAGGAATACACCGGTTCAATATTTCTCGTTTCAGCAGCAGGCATCACACCTTGTGGAGCTGGCATGGAAAAATCATAATGCAGGGGAGAACCAACGGATTTTTTGGCATAAATTTTATGTTTATTCTCAACCAGCCTGAACAAATCAGCTGAGTCGCCTATGGTTTCAGCCGTTCCAAGTACGAGAAATCCTGTGGGTTTAAGCGAATAATGAAACAGGGATAATGCTTTCTTTTGTAACAATTGCCCCAGATAAATCAACAAATTACGACAGCTCACCATATCCAGCTTTGAGAATGGCGGATCTTTAACCATGTTCTGCTTGGCAAACAAACACATATCACGAATGGATTTATTGATCAGATAGCCAGATTCCACTTGGGTAAAAAACCGCCTTAACCTTGCAGCAGAAACATCCTGCACTATGGCTTCTGAATACACACCGGCACGTGCTTTTTCCAAAGCAATATCATCAATATCAGTTGCAAATATCTGTATCTGTGCAAAGCTGGCTGAATCCCCCAAAAACTCCAGCAATGCCATCGCAATGGAATAAGGCTCTTCACCCGTAGAGCACCCTGGGACCCATATACGAATAGCCATTTCAACCAAACGATCCTTACTGGCAATTGCTGGAAACACCACTTCCTTTAATTGCTCAAACAGCTCTGGGTCGCGGAAAAATGAGGTCACATTGATCAGCATATCGTGGTACAAGGCATCCACTTCGGCAGGATTTTCCTGCATATAACGGACAAAATCAGACAATTTATCCAGCTTGTGCAAAAGCATACGCCGCCTGATGCGCCGATGAATGGTGGTCTGCTTATAATAGGTGAAATCAACACCTGTATGGCGGCGCAACAAGATATAAATTTTGTTAAGCTCTTCATCTCCCTGAGGGAGTATTTCAAGTGAATCGATTCCTTTTATATGTGAGACATAGGGATGGCGGGCAATCCGCATCAGTTCTTTTGCGATCTTTTCTGGCGGCAATATAAAATCGACGCAACCCGCTGAGATTGCACTGTGGGGCATACCGTCATATTTTGCCGATTGCTCATCCTGCGAAAAAGTAATCCCCCCTTCGGCTTTTATCGCTTTTAGCCCCAACACCCCGTCGGACGCAGTACCAGACAAAATCACGCCAATGGCGTTACCACCCTGATCTTCCGCCAGTGACCGAAAAAAATAATCAATAGACAAATGTTGTCCACGGTTCTGGGAACGTGGCATCAGATGCAAAATACCGTGCAGAATAGCCAGATTAGCGTTAGGGGGTATTACATAGACATGATCTGGCGCTATCACCGTACCATCTTCTACCTCTGCGACCGGCATGATGGTTTCCCTGGACAACAGCTCCGTCAATGCACTGGCATGGTGTGGGTCCAGGTGTTGCACAAGCACATAAGCCATGCCTGTTTTCGGATGCAGACTTTGCAGTAATTTGGAAAACGCCTCCAGCCCCCCCGCTGATGCACCTACCCCTACAATGGGGAAAGCAAGATCCGTATTTTCCAAAGGTTCTTTTAGCGGTGTTTTACGTTTGGAAACTGGGGCAGATAAGCCTGAGCTTTTGGAAGTCTTGGTTGACAGCTTTTTTTTCTTGACTGTTGCAACTTCAAGAGGTGTTGCTTGAAGGGAAGGAAGCTTTTTTTTAGTTGCCATAATAATAGATGATCACGGTTTTATTAACGCGTGTTTCAACGCATTCAAGAGAATAAAGAGTGAGTTTAAAATATCAATTTCAATGATATAGCACTCATCCACCCTGTGCCAGACAATTCAGCAACTGCTCAAAGTACTCGTCACTAACGCCGCTGCAATAACCTGAAACGAAAGTCATGATGATTTG
This genomic window contains:
- a CDS encoding chemotaxis protein CheB, with the translated sequence MATKKKLPSLQATPLEVATVKKKKLSTKTSKSSGLSAPVSKRKTPLKEPLENTDLAFPIVGVGASAGGLEAFSKLLQSLHPKTGMAYVLVQHLDPHHASALTELLSRETIMPVAEVEDGTVIAPDHVYVIPPNANLAILHGILHLMPRSQNRGQHLSIDYFFRSLAEDQGGNAIGVILSGTASDGVLGLKAIKAEGGITFSQDEQSAKYDGMPHSAISAGCVDFILPPEKIAKELMRIARHPYVSHIKGIDSLEILPQGDEELNKIYILLRRHTGVDFTYYKQTTIHRRIRRRMLLHKLDKLSDFVRYMQENPAEVDALYHDMLINVTSFFRDPELFEQLKEVVFPAIASKDRLVEMAIRIWVPGCSTGEEPYSIAMALLEFLGDSASFAQIQIFATDIDDIALEKARAGVYSEAIVQDVSAARLRRFFTQVESGYLINKSIRDMCLFAKQNMVKDPPFSKLDMVSCRNLLIYLGQLLQKKALSLFHYSLKPTGFLVLGTAETIGDSADLFRLVENKHKIYAKKSVGSPLHYDFSMPAPQGVMPAAETRNIEPVYSWAANEIQMSVDRMIMERYGPTGVIVNDDMEILQFRGHTGNYLEPAPGQASLSLLKMAREGLLPDLHSALTQAIKENAQVRKEGVRIKRGPVECKVNIEVFPFKATASNGRYYLVVFQEVPEEKIDKTVSKAKSTKSSAVADQQKDEMERELTATKAYLQSVIEQQESTNEELRSANEEIQSSNEELQSINEELETAKEELQSVNEELATVNEELESRNLELGLVNDDLNNLITSINIPIVIVGRDFRIRRFSPFAEKVLNLIASDIGRPIGNIKPNFAGLNLEQVVADVIDSVSPREITLQDVDGHWFAVRIRPYKTMDNKIDGAIITFIDVDEMKRGYELATEARDFSEAVVSAMRHPLLVLDKDMRVVSASTAYYETFKVLPKDTVGNLLYHLGNGQWGVPKLRTALENVVEKNAFFDNFTLEHKFEHVGVQKVSISGRLIATGDKRPPLVLMQIEVAQ
- a CDS encoding PAS domain-containing sensor histidine kinase, with the translated sequence MDAYSKFSKAQLIEQIHLLTTELNEIKSSNEYCMMAHELRVHQTELEAQNQELREMQNVLELARDRYADLYDFAPVGYVTLDQHGIIKDINLTGATLLGRERALLLGESFHHWLDTESVPVFARHLKNVHSLPVEVTDEIKVKSRQGQIRTVNITSLANTSVKNGEVCRSILVDLTERMLIEERLRLSKEVLRDLCTHHETVREEERRKVAREIHDELGQALLALKMDVAMLSESLNDVSPLLLRKTSSMMNLINRTVESVRNIATNLRPAVLDLGVVPALEWLIDEYIKHVGLNCIFETNEEDLELPDEVSTGIFRIVQESLTNVARHARASRVEISLIHENNELCLIVKDDGIGVDEGKRMANRKSFGLTGIRERAIMMGGELSLDSSPGKGATLTVVVPMGKKEKKAS